From a single Vallitalea longa genomic region:
- a CDS encoding complex I subunit 5 family protein has product MIPLYIFILLPIIIASIFYLFRTKYNKIFILISQLILFTFSIVNFTYVKMNNNISCVLGNYKAGVGISLNADKISSVLVMLTIFLFTCMIIHNYQKKYVNNLFLFLFLILQGLMNGIFLSMDLFNLYVLIEVSTIVVSIIIMFKKDSRSIYDGMLYLLINIVAMTFFLIGIGYIYKIFGTLDIELIYTNMNKINDTKTLILPYCLIITAVSLKSAIMPLFSWLPRAHGTHSSPSIVSAILSGLYVKCGIYIFIRIQNMFSPAFDTSIIFMIFGFLTAVVGFIFAVSQTDIKLILSYSTISQIGLIIFGLCLNNTYSYWGSIYHIINHAIFKSILFITAGIIIEEYGTRDIRQIKGVFKRMPFISTFIFIAILGITGAPFFNGSISKYLIQEGSYSGLLDYGLIFINLGTILCFLKYLNMFRGPYVGKKHSPPLNQKFIIFLLGTLCFIGGILGISFIKILFNIDLNITFNGYLIKSILYIISIIIGLLFYKFLYKKIKLFNTIREINLSFNQICLTITVYFSFILITMITLYRFNYI; this is encoded by the coding sequence ATGATACCCCTTTACATTTTCATTTTATTACCGATAATAATAGCATCTATTTTTTATCTTTTCAGAACAAAATATAATAAAATATTTATACTAATAAGTCAGTTAATACTCTTTACTTTCAGTATAGTTAACTTTACTTATGTAAAAATGAACAATAATATATCATGTGTACTAGGAAATTATAAAGCTGGTGTAGGTATATCACTAAATGCTGACAAAATATCTTCTGTTTTAGTAATGCTTACAATATTTCTTTTTACATGTATGATAATACATAATTACCAAAAGAAATATGTGAACAATCTATTTCTTTTTTTATTCTTGATTCTACAAGGTTTGATGAATGGTATATTCTTGTCAATGGACCTATTTAATCTATATGTACTTATTGAAGTATCGACTATTGTCGTAAGTATTATTATTATGTTCAAAAAAGACAGTCGTTCAATCTATGACGGTATGCTGTATCTGTTAATTAATATAGTTGCTATGACCTTTTTCCTTATAGGGATAGGCTATATATATAAAATATTTGGTACTCTTGACATTGAACTCATATACACAAATATGAATAAAATCAATGATACAAAAACTTTAATTTTACCTTATTGTCTAATCATAACAGCTGTTAGCCTGAAATCAGCCATTATGCCATTATTCAGTTGGTTACCAAGAGCTCATGGAACACATTCCTCCCCTTCCATCGTATCAGCCATTTTATCAGGGCTTTATGTAAAATGTGGAATTTATATCTTCATAAGAATACAAAACATGTTCTCACCTGCATTTGATACTAGTATAATTTTTATGATTTTTGGATTTTTAACTGCTGTTGTAGGATTTATATTTGCTGTTTCACAAACCGATATAAAATTAATACTTTCATACTCCACAATAAGTCAAATAGGTTTAATTATATTTGGTTTATGCCTTAATAATACTTACAGTTATTGGGGTAGTATATACCACATAATTAATCATGCAATCTTCAAATCAATATTATTCATTACTGCGGGAATTATTATTGAAGAGTATGGAACGAGGGATATACGCCAGATAAAAGGTGTCTTTAAGCGAATGCCATTTATAAGTACTTTCATATTTATTGCTATTCTAGGGATTACTGGAGCTCCATTTTTTAACGGAAGCATATCTAAATACTTGATTCAAGAAGGAAGTTATAGTGGTTTATTGGACTATGGATTAATTTTCATCAATCTTGGTACTATTTTATGTTTTCTAAAATACCTTAATATGTTTAGAGGTCCATATGTCGGAAAAAAACATTCCCCTCCCTTAAATCAAAAATTCATAATATTTTTATTAGGTACTCTTTGTTTTATAGGGGGTATATTAGGAATTAGTTTCATAAAGATATTGTTCAATATTGATCTTAACATAACTTTTAATGGATATTTGATTAAAAGCATTCTCTATATAATCAGTATTATAATAGGTCTATTATTCTATAAGTTTTTATATAAAAAAATTAAATTATTCAATACTATTAGAGAAATCAATCTGAGCTTTAATCAAATCTGCTTAACTATAACCGTTTATTTCTCTTTTATACTTATTACTATGATTACCTTATATAGGTTTAACTATATTTAA
- a CDS encoding cation:proton antiporter subunit C: MDNIINGETIGVALFFIGMYGLLARRNIIKSVISMGIIQSGIILFFLTINYTKNSIPPIGENIEKVTSDPLPQALMITAVVIGISITAVSLTMFITLYHRYGTTNWHKATKKRGENI, from the coding sequence ATGGATAATATCATAAATGGTGAAACAATAGGTGTAGCACTATTTTTCATAGGTATGTACGGTCTTTTAGCCAGACGTAATATTATAAAATCTGTTATTTCTATGGGAATAATTCAGTCTGGTATTATATTGTTCTTTTTAACTATCAACTACACAAAAAATTCTATCCCACCTATAGGTGAAAATATAGAAAAAGTAACCTCTGACCCTCTACCCCAAGCATTAATGATTACAGCAGTAGTAATAGGTATATCTATAACTGCAGTCAGCCTAACAATGTTTATAACACTCTACCATCGTTATGGTACAACAAACTGGCACAAAGCTACTAAAAAAAGAGGAGAGAATATATGA
- a CDS encoding DUF421 domain-containing protein, which yields MPFILKPIVLYVVAIILLRITGRRSLAQMTIAQTVMVISIGAIIVEPFADKDVAKTIIAASIYILLLLIFEYLEFHFHGFEKLAVGKEVIIIKDGNFVPENLKKLKITKTEIMTRVRQEGIPNLNYIEKGTLEPNGQFGFILKRGAEPIRVQDIEYIVNSILLEKHLIDKPIDLVEELKKQHL from the coding sequence ATGCCTTTCATTCTAAAACCAATAGTTCTATATGTTGTAGCTATTATTCTTCTTAGGATTACAGGAAGAAGGTCTTTGGCCCAAATGACTATAGCACAAACAGTTATGGTTATATCTATTGGTGCAATAATTGTAGAACCTTTTGCTGATAAAGATGTTGCTAAAACGATAATAGCAGCGTCTATTTATATTCTGTTATTATTGATATTTGAATATTTAGAGTTTCATTTCCATGGTTTTGAGAAATTAGCTGTTGGAAAAGAAGTGATAATTATAAAAGATGGAAATTTTGTACCCGAAAATCTTAAAAAGCTTAAAATAACAAAAACTGAGATAATGACTAGAGTTCGTCAAGAAGGGATTCCTAATCTTAATTATATTGAAAAAGGAACCCTAGAACCCAATGGACAATTTGGCTTTATACTAAAAAGAGGAGCTGAGCCAATTAGGGTTCAGGATATAGAATATATTGTAAATTCGATCCTATTAGAAAAACATCTAATAGATAAACCGATTGATCTAGTTGAAGAATTAAAGAAACAGCATCTATAG